From a single Bacillus sp. NEB1478 genomic region:
- a CDS encoding ABC transporter ATP-binding protein: MSRLYAEHLNIAYGERDIVKDLNISIPDGKITTIIGPNGCGKSTVLKTLSRILNPKSGVVYLDGKSVSKESTKKIAQKMAILPQSPDSPEGLTVGELVSYGRFPYQKGFGKLSKKDFEVIDWTLHVTGVSEFKDRPVDALSGGQRQRVWIAMALAQETDIILLDEPTTYLDLSHQLEVLELLHQLNRDQKRTIVMVIHDLNHAARFAHHMVAMKDGAVLKEGTAEEVMTRNVLRNVFNIDAEIGIDPRTRKPICLTYDLIKNVQLIENLA; encoded by the coding sequence ATGTCCAGACTGTATGCTGAACATTTAAATATTGCTTATGGTGAAAGGGACATAGTAAAAGATCTTAACATCTCAATACCAGATGGGAAGATTACAACCATTATCGGTCCAAATGGCTGCGGAAAATCAACGGTTCTGAAAACGTTGTCGCGTATATTGAATCCGAAATCTGGAGTTGTTTACCTCGATGGTAAATCCGTAAGTAAAGAGTCTACAAAGAAAATTGCTCAAAAGATGGCTATCTTGCCTCAATCGCCAGATTCACCCGAAGGACTTACAGTTGGAGAACTTGTTTCTTATGGGAGATTTCCATACCAAAAGGGGTTTGGTAAACTTTCAAAAAAAGATTTTGAAGTGATTGACTGGACTCTTCATGTCACTGGAGTTTCTGAGTTTAAGGACCGGCCTGTTGATGCGCTTTCAGGTGGTCAGCGTCAGCGTGTATGGATTGCCATGGCTTTAGCACAAGAGACAGATATAATATTACTCGATGAACCGACTACATACTTGGATCTGTCTCATCAATTAGAGGTTCTTGAGTTATTGCACCAGCTGAACCGTGATCAAAAACGAACAATCGTAATGGTCATTCATGATTTGAATCATGCAGCGAGATTTGCTCATCATATGGTTGCGATGAAAGACGGAGCTGTTCTGAAAGAGGGAACAGCAGAAGAAGTGATGACACGTAATGTGCTTCGAAATGTTTTCAATATTGATGCCGAGATTGGTATAGATCCAAGAACAAGAAAACCAATATGTCTTACGTATGATCTTATTAAAAATGTTCAGCTTATAGAGAACCTGGCGTAA
- a CDS encoding iron-hydroxamate ABC transporter substrate-binding protein → MNKRTKQILLSFMTMLLVLLLAACGNKSENTSTEKKESKKETRIYKGEKGDVEVPAEPKRVAMMAATYAGNLLDLGITPIAVNEYPKQNKFYGNKLDNAEVVTADSYEKLLELNPDLIITYSDDKNIKKYEEIAPTATMTYDKYDYKEQHIEIGKIVGKEKEAKAWVKEWEQKAADASKKVKDAIGEDKTFMVMEAYGKDMYVYGENWGRGTEVIYQALELKAPKKLEEDVFGPGWKAISTEVIPTYAGDYIFVGTGAGNPDNSFMESDVWKELPAVKNGNAIKFDSESFYFNDPISLEKELDFIVEKLTKKK, encoded by the coding sequence ATGAATAAACGTACAAAACAAATTTTACTTAGCTTTATGACTATGCTGTTAGTATTATTGCTTGCTGCGTGCGGTAATAAATCAGAAAACACAAGTACTGAGAAAAAAGAATCTAAGAAAGAAACAAGAATCTATAAAGGTGAAAAAGGAGATGTGGAAGTACCTGCTGAACCAAAACGTGTAGCGATGATGGCTGCCACGTACGCTGGTAACTTGCTAGATTTAGGAATTACACCAATCGCCGTAAACGAATATCCAAAGCAAAACAAATTCTATGGAAACAAACTGGACAATGCTGAAGTAGTTACAGCTGATTCTTATGAAAAGCTATTAGAACTAAACCCTGATTTAATCATTACATATTCGGATGACAAGAATATTAAGAAATATGAAGAAATTGCTCCAACTGCCACAATGACTTATGACAAATACGACTATAAAGAACAGCATATTGAAATCGGAAAAATAGTTGGCAAAGAAAAAGAAGCGAAAGCGTGGGTAAAAGAGTGGGAACAGAAAGCAGCAGATGCTAGCAAAAAAGTTAAAGACGCTATCGGTGAAGACAAGACATTCATGGTAATGGAAGCATACGGTAAAGATATGTATGTTTACGGTGAAAACTGGGGACGTGGAACAGAAGTCATCTACCAAGCTCTTGAACTAAAAGCACCTAAGAAACTAGAAGAAGATGTATTCGGTCCTGGCTGGAAAGCAATCTCTACAGAAGTGATCCCAACATACGCTGGAGATTATATCTTTGTCGGAACAGGTGCCGGCAATCCGGATAATTCATTCATGGAGTCAGATGTTTGGAAAGAGCTTCCTGCTGTTAAGAACGGAAATGCGATTAAATTTGATTCAGAATCCTTCTATTTCAATGATCCAATTTCTTTAGAAAAAGAATTAGATTTCATTGTAGAAAAGTTAACAAAAAAGAAATAA
- a CDS encoding iron ABC transporter permease, giving the protein MFKTKTKLIKENKVYSRPAVGSAILLIGFVLLIVSIGLAISVGAAKINFLTVWNSILNYDPSREADRIIVSLRLPRELGAAIVGAAFAVSGAIMQGMTRNPLADPGLLGLNAGASLALACVFAFNAEADYFSVMMISFIGAGIGAGMVFGLGSMSRGGLSPITITLAGAAVSALLSSLGEGSALYFNLSQDLAFWIAGGVSGTNWMQLKLIVPVVIIGIIIAVAFSRQLTILSFGEEVAKGLGQRTLLTKVILMTVVLVLAGAAVSLVGAIAFIGLMVPHIVRFLVGTDYRWIIPCSAIFGSVLMVLADTFARTINAPYETPVGAVVAMIGVPFFLYLARKGGRKLS; this is encoded by the coding sequence ATGTTCAAAACAAAGACCAAGCTGATAAAAGAGAATAAAGTGTATTCGAGACCGGCAGTAGGCTCAGCCATTTTGTTGATTGGATTCGTACTACTGATTGTGAGTATTGGTCTTGCTATCTCAGTTGGAGCTGCCAAGATTAATTTTCTTACAGTATGGAATTCGATCTTAAATTATGATCCTAGTAGAGAGGCTGATCGTATTATCGTCAGCCTGCGATTACCGAGGGAACTCGGTGCGGCGATTGTCGGTGCTGCTTTCGCTGTCAGTGGAGCTATTATGCAGGGGATGACTCGAAATCCCCTTGCAGACCCTGGGTTGCTTGGTTTGAATGCAGGAGCGAGTTTAGCTCTTGCATGTGTGTTCGCTTTTAACGCAGAAGCAGACTATTTTTCAGTCATGATGATTTCCTTTATCGGCGCTGGAATTGGTGCAGGTATGGTATTCGGTTTAGGATCGATGAGCAGAGGCGGACTTTCTCCTATCACAATCACTTTGGCAGGTGCAGCTGTTTCTGCACTCCTTTCTTCTTTAGGCGAAGGATCAGCACTATATTTTAACCTTTCTCAAGACCTCGCCTTCTGGATAGCTGGAGGTGTTTCAGGTACAAATTGGATGCAGCTTAAGCTTATAGTACCGGTAGTCATTATAGGTATCATAATTGCAGTTGCCTTTTCAAGACAGCTTACAATTCTCAGCTTTGGAGAAGAGGTAGCTAAAGGACTAGGTCAGAGAACATTATTAACAAAAGTCATTCTAATGACAGTCGTGCTGGTTCTTGCAGGCGCAGCAGTATCACTTGTCGGAGCTATTGCGTTTATAGGATTGATGGTTCCGCATATAGTCCGATTTCTTGTTGGAACGGATTACCGTTGGATAATCCCATGTTCGGCCATTTTTGGCAGTGTGCTAATGGTGTTAGCGGATACGTTTGCTCGAACGATAAACGCTCCTTACGAAACACCAGTTGGAGCAGTAGTAGCCATGATTGGAGTTCCTTTCTTCCTTTATCTTGCAAGAAAAGGAGGAAGAAAACTATCATGA